From Polaribacter haliotis:
AATTTTAATTATCAAGGAACAGAATTCGATGCAACAGATGCTTCAGGAATGGACTTTGTACATATTGATATTTGGACAGCAGATGCCACAGATATTAAGTTTTCACCAATAAATAATGGTACTGGAGCAGGAGAGTTTTTAGTAAACGTTCCTTTAGTAACAGGATCATGGAGTAGTGTAGATATTGCTATAGCAGATTTTACAGGTATGACTTGGGATTCATTATTTCAAATGAAATTTGATGGACAAGGAGGCGTAAACCCTTCAACTATTTATATAGATAACGTTTATTTCTATAAAGGTACTACAACTGTAGCAACAGCACCAACAACAGATGCACCAACACCTCCAACAAGAGCAGCAGGAGATGTTTTATCTATTTATAGTGATGCTTACACAAATGTAAACATAACTAACTTCAACCCAGGTTGGGGACAATCAGGAGCAGTAGATGCTGCTTATGATCCAACAGGAAATGGTACAAATACTGTATTAAAGTATTCAAATTTTAATTATCAAGGAACAGAATTCGATGCAACAGATGCTTCAGGAATGGATTTTGTACATATTGATATTTGGACAGCAGATGCCACAGATATTAAGTTTTCACCAATAAATAATGGTACTGGAGCAGGAGAGTTTTTAGTAAACGTTCCTTTAGTAACAGGATCATGGAGTAGTGTAGATATTGCTATAGCAGATTTTACAGGTATGACATGGGATTCATTATTTCAAATGAAATTTGATGGACAAGGAGGTGTAAATCCTTCTACTATTTATGTAGATAATGTTTATTTTTATAAGTCAAATACTGCAAGCATTAAAGACAATACTTTAGCAAACTTGAGTTTATACCCAAATCCAGCAACAAATTTTGTAACAATTTCTGCGGATAATACAATTGATAAAGTAAGTGTATATAATATTTTAGGGAAAACTGTAAAAACAATTTCTGTAAATGATACTTCTAAAAATATTGATATTTCTGATTTGAATTCAGGTATCTATTTAATTAAATTTACTGTTAATAATGCAGTTGGAACCGCTAAATTTATAAAGAGATAATTTTTTTATCGGGGGATTTTAAAATTATTGTATCAACGCTCAAGATTTAATTCTTGGGCGTTTTTTATAATTCAATTTCAATAGGAGAATTCACATTCCTGTATTTATTATCTAACAAAGAAGCATTTACAAAAACGGTATTATTTCTTACTGTTTTTCCATAAGCTTCGTGGATATGTCCAAAAACATGTAGTTTAGGTTTAATTTCTAAAACTTTATTTTTTAGTTCTTTACAACCAACATATTCTTCTTTTTTTGTTAAATCTAAAATTTTATGTGGTGGTCCATGAGTAATTAATACATCTGTATCATTAGGAATTAAATCCCAATGTTTTTTTATTTCTTCCCCTCTTTTCCTATTAAATGCCCAATCAAAAAAAGTTGGTTGAATAGGAGATCCCCAAAACTTAATACCATCAATTTCACAACCAGAATCATTTAAATAAATAAGATCTAGAAAATTTATTTCGATGTTATTTTTTATAGCTTCTTCAAAATAAAAATCATGATTTCCAGCAATAAAAATCTTATGTTTATGTGGTTGAGATTGGAACCATTTTATAAATGCATCAATTTCTGTTTTTCTTCCTCTTGAAGAAACATCACCAGCGTGAATTAAAACATCTCCTTTTGGGATTCTAAAATTATGGTTGCCATGTGTGTCTGAAATTAAGATGATTTTCATCTTTTACCTCATTAAAGCATCTAAAGTTAAAATATCTAATTTTCCATCCGCAAAAAGATTGTTTATTTCTTCGAAAGATTTAATGGCATTAGAAGTTTCTGCTCTGTAAATTCCATCTACAGCAATGTTAAAACCATTTTTAACCAATAGTTTTTGCACTTCAAAAATTAATGCCGTTTTTTGATTGGAAACAATTTTTTTGGAGTCACTAAATAATGTTTTCATTCTGCTTTTGTAAGAAGCTAATTCTTGTTCTTGTAAATGAGTTTTTAAATTGGTGCCTGTTTCTTCCAAATAT
This genomic window contains:
- a CDS encoding metallophosphatase domain-containing protein is translated as MKIILISDTHGNHNFRIPKGDVLIHAGDVSSRGRKTEIDAFIKWFQSQPHKHKIFIAGNHDFYFEEAIKNNIEINFLDLIYLNDSGCEIDGIKFWGSPIQPTFFDWAFNRKRGEEIKKHWDLIPNDTDVLITHGPPHKILDLTKKEEYVGCKELKNKVLEIKPKLHVFGHIHEAYGKTVRNNTVFVNASLLDNKYRNVNSPIEIEL